In bacterium YEK0313, one genomic interval encodes:
- the coaA gene encoding Pantothenate kinase, with the protein MNEGPVDPLLADETIGAAMVQDVDAPSPYRVFTRAEWAAKRADTPMTLNPDEVTRLKSFTDQLSIDEVEAIYLPISRLLSFYVAAQQKLARASQTFLGATDVKIPFVIGVAGSVAVGKSTTSRVLQALLSRWSNTPKVDLVTTDGFLFPNAYLEREGLMKKKGFPESYDTKSLLHFLADVKAGKRHVKAPVYSHLVYDVVPGGHVTVDRPDILIVEGLNVLQTGRPPRDGKAIPYVSDYFDFSVFIDAEEDVLEQWYLERFMRLRETAFRDPQSYFRRYAEKTDFEAMKTALALWYGINLVNLRDNILPTRQRARLILKKDANHRIESVSLRRV; encoded by the coding sequence ATGAACGAGGGACCGGTCGATCCCTTGCTGGCGGACGAGACGATCGGAGCCGCAATGGTGCAGGACGTGGACGCGCCGTCGCCCTACCGGGTCTTCACCCGCGCCGAATGGGCGGCCAAGCGCGCCGATACGCCGATGACGCTGAACCCGGACGAGGTGACGCGGCTGAAATCCTTCACCGACCAGCTGTCGATCGACGAGGTCGAGGCGATCTACCTGCCGATCTCGCGCCTCCTGTCCTTCTACGTCGCCGCGCAGCAGAAGCTGGCACGCGCGAGCCAGACCTTCCTTGGCGCGACCGATGTGAAGATCCCCTTCGTCATCGGCGTCGCCGGCTCGGTGGCGGTCGGCAAGTCGACCACCTCGCGCGTGCTCCAGGCGCTGCTGTCGCGCTGGTCGAACACGCCGAAGGTCGATCTCGTCACCACCGACGGCTTCCTGTTCCCGAACGCCTATCTGGAACGCGAAGGCCTGATGAAGAAGAAGGGCTTTCCGGAGAGCTACGACACCAAGTCGCTGCTGCATTTCCTCGCCGACGTCAAAGCCGGCAAGCGGCACGTCAAGGCGCCGGTCTATTCGCATCTCGTCTATGACGTGGTGCCCGGCGGCCATGTCACCGTCGACCGGCCGGACATCCTGATCGTCGAAGGCCTCAATGTGCTGCAGACCGGCCGGCCGCCGCGCGACGGCAAGGCGATCCCCTACGTTTCCGACTATTTCGACTTCTCGGTGTTCATCGACGCCGAGGAGGACGTGCTGGAACAGTGGTATCTCGAACGCTTCATGCGCCTGCGCGAGACCGCCTTCCGCGACCCGCAGAGCTATTTCCGCCGCTATGCCGAGAAGACCGATTTCGAGGCGATGAAGACGGCGCTGGCGCTGTGGTACGGCATCAATCTCGTCAACCTGCGCGACAACATCCTGCCGACGCGCCAGCGCGCCAGGCTGATCCTGAAGAAGGACGCGAACCACCGCATCGAAAGCGTCAGCCTCCGGCGCGTGTGA
- the echA8_3 gene encoding putative enoyl-CoA hydratase echA8, producing MTTPASYETILVETRGKVGLITLNRPKALNALNSQLVAEVNGALDIFERDPAVGAIVITGSDKAFAAGADITEMKGLSYPQSYVDDFITPWDRVGQRRKPMIAAVAGYALGGGCEFAMMCDFILAADNAKFGQPEIKLGVIPGAGGTQRLTRFVGKSKAMEMCLTGRMMDAAEAERCGLVSRVLPLAELLPEALKVAAQIADMSLPIVMMAKESVNRSYETTLAEGIRFERRVFQSTFGTEDQKEGMTAFIEKRQPSFKNR from the coding sequence ATGACGACGCCCGCGTCCTATGAAACCATCCTGGTCGAGACCAGGGGCAAGGTCGGCCTGATCACGCTCAACCGGCCGAAGGCCCTGAACGCGCTGAACAGCCAGCTCGTCGCCGAGGTCAACGGCGCGCTCGACATCTTCGAGCGGGATCCGGCGGTCGGCGCGATCGTCATTACCGGTTCGGACAAGGCTTTCGCGGCCGGCGCCGACATCACCGAGATGAAGGGCCTGTCCTACCCGCAGAGCTATGTCGACGACTTCATCACGCCCTGGGACAGGGTCGGCCAGCGCCGCAAGCCGATGATCGCGGCGGTCGCCGGCTATGCGCTGGGCGGCGGCTGCGAATTCGCCATGATGTGCGACTTCATCCTGGCCGCCGACAATGCCAAGTTCGGCCAGCCCGAGATCAAGCTGGGGGTGATTCCCGGCGCCGGCGGGACCCAGCGGCTGACCCGCTTCGTCGGCAAGTCCAAGGCCATGGAAATGTGCCTGACCGGCCGCATGATGGACGCGGCCGAGGCCGAGCGCTGCGGCCTCGTCTCGCGCGTGCTGCCGCTGGCCGAGCTTCTGCCCGAGGCGCTGAAGGTGGCCGCCCAGATCGCCGACATGTCGCTGCCGATCGTCATGATGGCCAAGGAATCGGTCAACCGGTCCTACGAGACGACGCTCGCCGAGGGCATCCGCTTCGAGCGGCGCGTCTTCCAGTCGACCTTCGGCACCGAGGACCAGAAGGAAGGCATGACCGCCTTCATCGAGAAGCGCCAGCCGAGCTTCAAGAACAGGTGA
- a CDS encoding Malonyl-CoA decarboxylase (MCD) — translation MTFVSDMLATVTRRSRQWIGWDQETTRRTPADIVALADQLLSRRGEASGVALARDILSSYGALDAKGRTAVLTAFAERFGADHDKLKAAIADYEADPTAAAAARLSVAAEPRRQELIRRLNLAPRGTLSLVRLREDLLKRLAGQPDLKVLDGDLVHLFSSWFNRGFLVVRRIDWSTPANILEKIIRYEAVHAIRDWDDLRRRLQPEDRRCFAFFHPQLDDEPLIFVEVALTADLPDAIGPLIADGGQPVPADEARVAVFYSISNCQEGLAGISFGSFLIKQVVEELKRELPRLSTFVTLSPVPGFARWLAEERTAEASSLSAEDRAALAVLDTPDWRADAAIAERTDKLLARAAARYFVHAKSGGGRPRDPVARFHLGNGARLERINPGADLSASGLKQSHGVMVNYLYDLTRIEENHEAYAERRQVVVSPAVKKLAAAKA, via the coding sequence ATGACCTTCGTCTCCGACATGCTCGCCACCGTCACCCGGCGCAGCCGCCAATGGATCGGCTGGGACCAGGAAACGACGCGGCGCACGCCGGCTGACATCGTGGCGCTGGCCGACCAGCTCCTGTCGCGGCGGGGCGAGGCTTCGGGCGTCGCGCTCGCTCGCGACATCCTGTCGAGCTATGGCGCACTCGATGCCAAGGGCCGCACGGCGGTGCTGACCGCCTTCGCGGAACGGTTCGGCGCCGATCACGACAAGCTGAAGGCGGCGATCGCCGACTATGAGGCCGACCCGACCGCCGCCGCAGCGGCCCGGCTGAGCGTCGCCGCCGAGCCGCGCCGTCAGGAGCTGATCCGGCGGCTGAACCTCGCGCCCCGGGGCACCCTGTCGCTGGTGCGCCTGCGCGAGGATCTGCTGAAGCGCCTTGCCGGCCAGCCGGACCTGAAGGTGCTCGACGGCGATCTCGTCCACCTCTTCTCCTCCTGGTTCAACCGCGGCTTCCTGGTGGTCCGGCGCATCGACTGGTCGACGCCCGCCAACATCCTGGAGAAGATCATCCGCTACGAGGCGGTGCATGCGATCCGCGACTGGGATGACCTGCGGCGCCGACTGCAGCCCGAGGACCGGCGCTGCTTCGCCTTCTTCCATCCCCAGCTCGACGACGAGCCGCTGATCTTCGTCGAGGTGGCGCTCACCGCCGACCTGCCCGACGCGATCGGCCCGCTGATCGCCGACGGCGGCCAGCCGGTGCCCGCCGACGAGGCGCGCGTCGCCGTCTTCTATTCGATCTCGAACTGCCAGGAGGGACTGGCCGGCATCTCCTTCGGTTCGTTCCTGATCAAGCAGGTGGTGGAGGAGCTGAAGCGCGAGTTGCCCAGGCTGTCGACCTTCGTCACCCTGTCGCCGGTGCCGGGCTTCGCCCGCTGGCTGGCCGAGGAGCGGACAGCGGAAGCCTCCAGCCTGTCGGCCGAGGACAGGGCCGCGCTGGCCGTGCTCGACACCCCCGACTGGCGCGCGGATGCGGCGATCGCCGAACGGACCGACAAGCTGCTCGCCCGCGCGGCGGCGCGCTATTTCGTCCATGCCAAGTCGGGCGGCGGCCGGCCGCGCGATCCGGTCGCGCGCTTCCATCTCGGCAATGGCGCGCGGCTCGAGCGGATCAATCCGGGCGCCGACCTGTCCGCCTCGGGTCTGAAGCAGTCGCACGGCGTGATGGTCAACTATCTCTACGACCTCACGCGCATCGAGGAGAACCACGAGGCCTATGCCGAGCGCCGTCAGGTGGTGGTGAGCCCGGCGGTGAAGAAGCTCGCCGCCGCCAAGGCCTGA
- the pnp gene encoding Polyribonucleotide nucleotidyltransferase — protein sequence MFDIHREEITWGGRKLVLETGKIARQAHGAVLATYGETTVLATVVSNFEPKPGLDFFPLTVNYQEKYFAAGRIPGGYFKREGQPTERETLVSRLIDRPIRPLFVEGYKNETQVIVTTLSHDMENDPDILAMVAASAALTLSGVPFMGPVGAARVGYIDGEYVLNPYVDDIKDSKLDLVVAGTTDAVLMVESEAQELSEEVMLGAVMFGHKYFQPVINAIIALAEKAAKEPRDFTPPDHSALEKEMLALVEKDLRAAYSIREKTARYAAVGEVKKKALAQFAPEGEATPAYDKVVVASVFKELEAKVVRWNILDDGKRIDGRDLKTVRPIVSQVGVLPRTHGSALFTRGETQALVVTTLGTAEDEQFIDALQGTYKENFLLHYNFPPFSVGEAGRMGRPGRREVGHGKLAWRAVHPMLPAAHEFPYTIRVVSEITESNGSSSMATVCGASLSLMDAGVPIKRPIAGIAMGLILEGERYAVLSDILGDEDHLGDMDFKVAGTAEGITSLQMDIKIAGITEEIMKVALGQAKDGRNHILGEMANALTAARSELGEHAPRIESFKIPTDKIREVIGTGGKVIREIVEKTGAKINIEDDGTVKVASANGESIRAAVNWIKSITQEPELGQIYEGTVVKVVDFGAFVNFFGSRDGLVHISQLANQRVAKVTDVVKEGDKVKVKLLGFDDRGKTRLSMKVVDQATGEDLEKKPKEEGAAAE from the coding sequence ATGTTCGACATTCATCGCGAGGAGATCACCTGGGGTGGTCGCAAGCTCGTCCTCGAAACCGGCAAGATCGCGCGCCAGGCCCATGGCGCGGTGCTTGCCACCTACGGCGAGACCACCGTTCTTGCCACCGTCGTGTCCAATTTCGAGCCGAAGCCCGGCCTCGACTTCTTCCCGCTGACGGTCAACTACCAGGAAAAATATTTCGCGGCCGGCCGCATTCCCGGCGGCTATTTCAAGCGTGAAGGCCAGCCCACCGAACGCGAGACGCTGGTCTCGCGCCTCATCGACCGGCCGATCCGCCCGCTCTTCGTCGAGGGTTACAAGAACGAGACGCAGGTGATCGTCACCACGCTCTCGCACGACATGGAGAATGATCCCGACATTCTCGCCATGGTCGCCGCTTCCGCCGCGCTGACCCTTTCCGGCGTGCCCTTCATGGGTCCGGTGGGCGCCGCCCGCGTCGGCTACATCGACGGCGAATACGTGCTGAACCCCTATGTCGACGACATCAAGGATTCCAAGCTCGATCTGGTCGTCGCCGGCACCACCGATGCCGTGCTGATGGTCGAGTCCGAGGCGCAGGAACTGTCCGAGGAGGTCATGCTCGGCGCCGTCATGTTCGGCCACAAATATTTCCAGCCGGTGATCAATGCGATCATCGCGCTCGCCGAGAAGGCCGCCAAGGAACCGCGCGACTTCACCCCGCCGGATCATTCCGCGCTCGAGAAGGAGATGCTGGCCCTGGTCGAGAAGGACCTGCGCGCCGCCTATTCGATCCGCGAGAAGACCGCCCGCTACGCCGCCGTCGGCGAGGTCAAGAAGAAGGCCCTCGCCCAGTTCGCGCCAGAGGGCGAGGCCACCCCGGCCTATGACAAGGTGGTCGTCGCCTCGGTGTTCAAGGAGCTCGAGGCCAAGGTCGTCCGCTGGAACATCCTCGACGACGGCAAGCGCATCGACGGCCGCGACCTGAAGACCGTCCGTCCGATCGTCTCGCAGGTCGGCGTGCTGCCGCGCACCCATGGTTCGGCGCTGTTCACCCGCGGCGAGACCCAGGCGCTGGTGGTGACCACGCTTGGCACCGCCGAGGACGAGCAGTTCATCGACGCGCTGCAGGGCACCTACAAGGAAAACTTCCTGCTGCACTACAACTTCCCCCCGTTCTCGGTGGGTGAAGCCGGCCGCATGGGCCGTCCCGGCCGCCGCGAAGTCGGCCACGGCAAGCTCGCCTGGCGCGCGGTTCATCCGATGCTGCCGGCGGCGCATGAATTCCCCTACACGATCCGCGTCGTCTCGGAGATCACCGAGTCGAACGGCTCGTCGTCCATGGCCACCGTCTGCGGCGCCTCGCTCTCCCTGATGGATGCCGGCGTGCCGATCAAGCGGCCGATCGCCGGCATCGCCATGGGCCTGATCCTGGAAGGCGAGCGCTATGCGGTGCTCTCCGACATCCTCGGCGACGAGGATCACCTCGGCGACATGGACTTCAAGGTGGCCGGCACGGCCGAGGGCATCACCTCGCTGCAGATGGACATCAAGATCGCCGGCATCACCGAGGAGATCATGAAGGTCGCCCTCGGCCAGGCGAAGGATGGCCGCAACCACATCCTCGGCGAGATGGCGAATGCCCTGACCGCGGCCCGCTCCGAGCTCGGCGAGCATGCGCCGCGCATCGAGAGCTTCAAGATCCCGACCGACAAGATCCGCGAAGTGATCGGCACCGGCGGCAAGGTGATCCGCGAGATCGTCGAGAAGACCGGCGCCAAGATCAATATCGAGGACGACGGCACCGTGAAGGTCGCTTCCGCCAATGGCGAGTCGATCCGCGCCGCCGTCAACTGGATCAAGTCGATCACCCAGGAGCCGGAGCTCGGCCAGATCTACGAGGGCACGGTCGTCAAGGTCGTCGATTTCGGCGCCTTCGTGAACTTCTTCGGTTCGCGCGACGGCCTCGTCCACATTTCCCAGCTCGCCAACCAGCGCGTCGCCAAGGTCACCGACGTGGTCAAGGAAGGCGACAAGGTGAAGGTGAAGCTGCTCGGCTTCGACGATCGCGGCAAGACCCGCCTGTCCATGAAGGTCGTCGACCAGGCGACCGGCGAGGACCTCGAGAAGAAGCCGAAGGAAGAGGGCGCGGCCGCCGAGTGA
- the rpsO gene encoding 30S ribosomal protein S15 has product MSVSDARKAEIIKEFATKAGDTGSPEVQVAILTERITNLTEHFKSHVKDNHSRRGLLKMVSQRRSLLDYVKRKDEPRYKALIERLGIRR; this is encoded by the coding sequence ATGTCGGTTTCCGATGCCCGCAAGGCCGAGATCATCAAGGAATTCGCCACCAAGGCTGGCGATACGGGTTCGCCCGAGGTGCAGGTCGCGATCCTCACGGAGCGCATCACCAACCTGACCGAGCATTTCAAGAGCCACGTCAAGGACAACCACTCCCGCCGCGGCCTTCTGAAGATGGTTTCGCAGCGCCGTTCGCTGCTCGACTACGTCAAGCGCAAGGATGAACCGCGTTACAAGGCGCTGATCGAGCGTCTCGGCATCCGCCGCTGA
- the dhaAF gene encoding Haloalkane dehalogenase codes for MATAAASPVVTRGSVATSFGRISYVEQGSGPVALFVHGVLLNSHLWRHQLAALSDVRRCIALDLLAHGDTEIAVNQDVSVSANADMLVEFLDGLGIDTVDLVGNDSGGGIAQIFAARHPGRLRSLMLTDCDAHDNWPPEAFQPFLAMARAGGLKETLEAMRADKAVYRSEAALGPAYERPGEVSDQTIEIYLEPFLRSPQRLRDFERFLAAFDNRHTRAIEPELRRLQVPTLIVWGTDDVYFGVEWSRWLADAIPGTRRRVEFAGARLFFPEERAEAFNRELRAHWLSV; via the coding sequence ATGGCGACCGCCGCGGCTTCGCCGGTCGTCACGCGCGGCAGCGTGGCGACCTCCTTCGGCCGGATCAGCTATGTCGAGCAGGGCTCCGGCCCGGTCGCGCTGTTCGTCCATGGCGTCCTGCTCAACAGCCATCTCTGGCGCCACCAGCTCGCCGCGCTGTCGGATGTCAGGCGCTGCATCGCGCTCGACCTGCTCGCCCATGGCGACACCGAGATCGCCGTCAACCAGGACGTCTCGGTGAGCGCCAATGCCGACATGCTCGTCGAATTTCTCGATGGGCTCGGCATCGACACGGTCGATCTCGTCGGCAACGACAGCGGCGGCGGCATCGCCCAGATCTTCGCGGCCCGCCATCCCGGGCGGCTGCGCAGCCTGATGCTGACCGATTGCGATGCGCATGACAACTGGCCGCCGGAGGCCTTCCAGCCGTTCCTCGCCATGGCGCGGGCGGGTGGGCTGAAGGAAACGCTCGAGGCCATGCGCGCCGACAAGGCCGTCTACAGGTCGGAGGCCGCGCTCGGGCCCGCCTATGAGCGGCCGGGAGAGGTGAGCGATCAGACGATCGAGATCTATCTCGAGCCGTTTCTGCGCAGTCCGCAGCGCCTGCGCGATTTCGAACGCTTCCTTGCCGCCTTCGACAACCGGCACACGCGCGCCATCGAGCCGGAGCTGCGGCGCCTGCAGGTTCCGACCCTGATCGTCTGGGGCACCGACGACGTTTATTTCGGCGTCGAATGGTCGCGCTGGCTGGCCGATGCCATCCCCGGCACCCGTCGGCGCGTCGAATTCGCCGGGGCGCGCCTGTTCTTCCCCGAAGAGCGTGCCGAGGCCTTCAACCGCGAATTGCGGGCCCACTGGCTTTCGGTCTGA
- the gadX gene encoding HTH-type transcriptional regulator GadX, with amino-acid sequence MADFSVEILLKTETMSVRDVVCPGGCRHQSAEECAQSTHLVFPYRGVYVRHVGRQAAVAEANQVLFFNAGESYRVSHPVEGGDACLSVSIDEGLLRELAPREQLRDGPGLAFRRARRRIDPRAQALLALIRHGLSRKVAETLEAETLVLTLVRRSLGERTSQAAGASAGRQKLVDRAKLVLASDLARRWTLAEVAREVGVSPVYLTQVFREVEGVPLYRYQLRSRLARALHLLDDYDDLTALGLDLGFSSHSHFSAAFRQAYGRTPAEFQRQVNLR; translated from the coding sequence ATGGCCGACTTTTCCGTCGAAATTCTGCTCAAGACCGAGACGATGTCGGTCCGCGACGTCGTATGCCCAGGCGGATGCCGGCACCAGAGCGCCGAGGAATGCGCCCAGTCAACCCATCTCGTCTTTCCCTATCGGGGCGTCTATGTGCGCCATGTCGGCCGCCAGGCGGCGGTGGCCGAGGCCAACCAGGTGCTGTTCTTCAATGCCGGCGAGAGCTACCGCGTCAGCCATCCCGTCGAGGGCGGCGATGCCTGTCTGTCGGTCTCGATCGACGAGGGGCTGCTGCGCGAACTTGCCCCGCGCGAGCAGCTGCGCGACGGACCGGGTCTCGCCTTCCGGCGGGCGCGTCGACGCATCGATCCCAGGGCCCAGGCCCTGCTGGCGCTGATCCGGCACGGCCTGAGCCGCAAGGTCGCCGAAACACTCGAGGCCGAAACGCTCGTGCTCACCCTGGTGCGCCGGTCGCTCGGCGAGCGCACCTCGCAGGCCGCCGGCGCCAGCGCCGGCCGGCAGAAGCTGGTGGACCGCGCCAAGCTGGTGCTTGCCTCCGACCTCGCCCGCCGCTGGACGTTGGCCGAGGTGGCCCGCGAGGTCGGCGTCTCGCCGGTCTATCTCACCCAGGTGTTCCGCGAGGTCGAGGGCGTGCCGCTCTATCGCTATCAGCTGCGCTCGCGGCTCGCCCGCGCGCTGCACCTGCTCGACGATTACGACGATCTGACCGCCCTCGGGCTCGATCTCGGCTTTTCCAGCCACAGCCATTTCAGCGCGGCGTTCCGCCAGGCCTATGGCCGCACGCCCGCCGAGTTCCAGCGGCAGGTGAATCTGCGCTGA
- the regA_1 gene encoding Photosynthetic apparatus regulatory protein RegA, translated as MLETESAGQTSPVELPADRTLLVVDDDKPFLQRLCRAMEARGFDVTPAESVAQGLAVVAARPPAFAVVDMRLGDGNGLDVISALKTARPDARGVILTGYGNIATAVTAVKLGAVDYLAKPADADDVFAALLSVARTKSDLPENPMSADRVRWEHIQRVYELCNRNVSETARRLGMHRRTLQRILAKRAPR; from the coding sequence ATGCTGGAGACCGAATCCGCCGGTCAGACGTCACCGGTCGAATTGCCGGCGGATCGCACGCTGCTGGTCGTCGACGACGACAAGCCGTTTCTTCAGCGCCTGTGCCGCGCCATGGAGGCGCGTGGCTTCGACGTGACGCCGGCCGAGAGCGTCGCTCAGGGCCTCGCCGTCGTCGCCGCCCGGCCGCCGGCCTTCGCGGTCGTCGACATGCGGCTCGGCGACGGCAATGGCCTCGACGTCATTTCCGCGCTGAAGACGGCGCGTCCCGATGCGCGCGGTGTGATCCTCACCGGCTACGGCAATATCGCGACCGCCGTCACCGCGGTGAAGCTCGGCGCGGTCGACTATCTCGCCAAGCCGGCGGATGCCGACGATGTCTTCGCGGCGCTGCTGTCGGTCGCCCGGACCAAGAGCGACCTGCCGGAAAACCCGATGTCGGCCGACCGGGTGCGCTGGGAGCATATCCAGCGCGTCTACGAGCTGTGCAACCGCAACGTCTCGGAGACGGCGCGACGGCTGGGCATGCATCGCCGCACGCTGCAGCGGATCCTCGCCAAGCGCGCGCCGCGCTGA